In a single window of the Arthrobacter sp. StoSoilA2 genome:
- a CDS encoding TetR/AcrR family transcriptional regulator C-terminal domain-containing protein — MPRPLVPLISIDALVTAALELVDEAGDFSLPKLAKRIGVSQSSIYNHVSGREQILELMRGRIIAQSPYALHEGQDWEDALRVIVRAYRDAFARHPRLAPLLVLQTVQDDQVLALYESLAVALENAGFQGQDVVSAISTIDSFALGFALDLAAPDVVWAPPADGYPALTQALTHAGPPDKRGEAAFDFGLEILVAGLRSRLNSPVL, encoded by the coding sequence ATGCCACGCCCGCTGGTTCCGCTGATATCCATCGACGCACTCGTCACGGCCGCCTTGGAACTGGTGGACGAGGCCGGGGACTTCAGCCTGCCCAAACTGGCCAAGAGGATCGGCGTCAGTCAATCGTCCATCTACAACCATGTCAGCGGCCGCGAACAAATACTGGAGCTGATGCGGGGACGGATCATCGCCCAGAGCCCTTACGCCCTCCATGAAGGGCAGGACTGGGAGGACGCCCTCAGGGTCATCGTCCGCGCCTACCGCGACGCCTTCGCCCGGCACCCCCGCCTGGCGCCCCTGCTGGTCTTGCAAACTGTGCAGGACGATCAGGTACTGGCTCTCTATGAGAGTCTGGCGGTCGCCCTCGAAAATGCCGGTTTCCAGGGACAGGATGTGGTTTCGGCCATCTCCACGATCGACAGTTTTGCCTTGGGATTTGCGTTGGACCTGGCCGCTCCCGACGTCGTGTGGGCCCCTCCCGCTGACGGCTACCCGGCCCTTACCCAGGCGTTAACGCACGCGGGTCCGCCGGACAAGCGGGGTGAAGCAGCCTTCGATTTCGGTTTGGAGATCCTGGTAGCCGGGCTCCGTTCACGCCTCAACTCCCCGGTGCTGTGA
- a CDS encoding M50 family metallopeptidase translates to MNPVQTWWAAVVRGFTDVHTTAVPLSALVAILAAATILSIPRATWRWFGLYVTFVHELGHAYAALMTGRFVHSLRIGLDHSGRLVSSGRSPFGAAWSGFWGYPAPAVVGLALIAAFAAGRSGAAMSVGALILLVSLIFLRNLTGILVAVVSAAIAQLLVFFGSPTIVDYAVLALGIALSVGAVRDLFKLAGVHTRRRNRLAASDAYILGQTTGVPSFLWLTGFSVVITGSTVTSAWLLWGMVPA, encoded by the coding sequence GTGAATCCTGTACAAACCTGGTGGGCGGCTGTGGTCCGTGGCTTCACCGACGTCCACACTACGGCCGTGCCACTATCTGCGTTGGTGGCGATTCTTGCCGCAGCAACCATTTTGAGCATCCCTCGAGCCACGTGGCGATGGTTCGGTCTCTACGTCACCTTCGTCCATGAACTGGGCCACGCCTATGCCGCCCTCATGACGGGGCGATTCGTCCACAGCCTCCGCATCGGACTGGATCATTCGGGCCGTCTCGTCAGCAGCGGCCGGAGCCCCTTTGGTGCGGCCTGGTCAGGGTTCTGGGGATACCCCGCGCCCGCGGTCGTGGGACTTGCCTTGATCGCTGCGTTCGCCGCCGGCCGGTCAGGGGCTGCAATGTCCGTAGGCGCCCTCATCCTGCTGGTCTCCCTGATTTTCCTGCGCAACCTGACAGGGATCCTCGTGGCGGTGGTCAGCGCAGCTATCGCCCAGCTTTTGGTCTTCTTCGGATCTCCCACAATCGTTGACTACGCTGTGCTGGCCTTGGGGATCGCCCTGTCAGTGGGTGCCGTGCGCGACCTTTTCAAGCTTGCCGGTGTCCATACACGGCGCCGGAACCGGCTCGCAGCCTCGGACGCCTACATCCTTGGCCAAACCACGGGTGTCCCGTCATTCCTGTGGCTGACAGGATTCTCCGTAGTCATCACAGGAAGCACTGTAACCTCAGCATGGTTGTTGTGGGGCATGGTGCCGGCCTAG